The Drosophila nasuta strain 15112-1781.00 chromosome 2R, ASM2355853v1, whole genome shotgun sequence genome segment GCCTCGTACAAAAACTTTTTAACCGAACTCTCTTGAGAGAGATCAAAAAATGTGGTTGTTTTTCGACAGCGTTTCTTATTGTTGATATTTCGCGACTTACTTAATAGTTCTATGCTTTTGCGAAACTCAAATTAATGTGATTAATTGTCGGGTATAATATTATGTATGTTAAAATTGTGGCATTCAGTCTCAGGAAGgagatttttgttgtttaaattttagtaattttatttagcaTATTAATGGCGAGTAAAAAGGTAGCGGAATTTAgccatttttattattactgaAATCTGATCGCGAACAATGTTTTTACAGCAGTACAACTAATACACTTACTACACTCCACATATTCTCCAgccatatgtatgtgtacttTTTGCCGACAAATacttacaacaacaataggcaATTGTTTAATATAGCTCATTATATGTCTGTgtgataattattatttattttcttatattgctaatattttttcttctctctttatCATGTAGCCTATTTACTTAACTGTTCGACTAAAGCAAAATAAAGGTACTTATAGATCATGTGATTGCAGCTGTTCATACTCTCAAgcaaacaacatcaacaacaatttgacaTCGCCCACTCAGTGCAACTTTTGTCAGTATTCGAATAATCTTTATAAAAAGATCATAAAAGAAGATCGTTATATTAACCACAATAACGTAACCCCAGACTCTACTTTCTATTGTGGAAAAAATTTAACTGACTACAATCAATCCGCTTACGAGCTACataaaaaagacaaaagtACATTTGAGTATGAAACCTCTACCTTCCCAAACATTAGCATAAATATAGTTGATACTGACGATCCATATGTGTGCCAATGCACTCCATCATCTATAAGTGAGTCTTTGAATACCCAGTATGCAACTCAAACTACACAAAATATCTGTCCTatctgcaaaaatataaaaaaaacatcaaataatataacagAAACTATGCTAGTAAATCAAATGGATTTGCAGCACTTATCAACTATTAATGTGTGTAACGTACATGTCGATCCATACACCCCTGAAAGTTATGAGTCTCGTTCACCATATCCAGAACTGTGCTCTACCACTTCTACCTCAAGCAGTAGTTGTAATGTCGAGCTTATACAATGTGAATTTTGTttgaacaacaaaatttgtaatCATAATTCTAAGCAAGTTTGCATGAAGGATCTTTTGTGTTTAAGAACTGAAAAACAATCAAGAACAACTGTAACACCTATTCAATTGCAATCGCGACTAGAAGATCTACAACGAAAGCATAACGAAGATAGggataaaaatacaataagaGAGGACGATGTTCATCCTGTTGTAGCTGTTTGCTCATctaagaaaattttaaatagacAAAATCGTAGCACAAGTAATTTTCATATGTGTTGTAGCATTCACtaatttaagttaaatgttgtaatttttattgtaaatttatatgcttaagttcttttgttattaaattaatataagaaTGTTATTAAGTATTAATATTGCTTCGACAAATAAATTCCTGTATTTACTTAATGGTTGATATCTCTTTGTATGCATTTAAGCAACGTATGAATCTGCTCGattgacatacatacatttttataaaaatttgtaatcgTTTTCGTTTTAAAAAATCATGTGAGAACTTTATCTTTTAATTGAACTTTATGCTTTTACAATgtgaaaatgaatttatttaaatcaaatatgttCCATTATTATCGATAATGATTAGACATTTTAAGAACAGAACCGTGATGTCATTGGTGacgaatttaataatttctgattaaaatactgaaattataattacatGAATGAAAACTGGCTTCCGCGCTGCAGATTTTGACAAACTGGCTTACAGTATGTTCATTCAAATGATAATTTAGTGGTGTCTCTAAGACTTATTCTTCACGAACTCATTCATACACCCAATATTTGGAgatgtaaaatttattttttaaattttttacgcattttaattttctactAAGATAATGATAAAAATGCTTAaagctgtaaataaatgtaaaatacaaaatttattttgttatgatAATTGATTTTCTGGTCACCCCGAGTTATAAATCTTTCATAACATATTATATCATTATTTGAATCAATGTTTATTAATGGCATGAATCTTCTGAATATGAtcaaattttttctttataattatatattaatttctgttatttctttcatttattttctagaatttctttttaataaaaaacacacatttaaactaaagattttgttttacttttattttgtgttcacaccaaatttttttaatatcgtGAAAATATCTAATATTAAGTAACAAAGTATAAGTCTTGTAAAAGACCCTTTAAGAAAACTCAGGAAGATGTGGGAAACAATAAGTAAAATCAAAAACTACTTAATCTTCAATTAAGAAAAAgaattatgatttttattgtaaacAATAGTTACATCGAAAGTTATCTAACGATCGAATAACTCTTTAGTTGttcaagaaaagaaaaaaaaactgcaaataccgtattttatatttgaaaagaaatatatCCCAGCAGTTTTTTGTAGATGTATGTCTTTTCAAATGGGTTTCTGTCAATCACATATTTagagattttatttttaatttgctaacatttaatattgtttcaaaatttatgaattattaattaaattatgattattcaaaatttacatAGAATGTTATGCCTGAATATTGCGTTTCTACATATTTCAGATTACTCGTATAATGCTTtactatattttagtatataatgtgagattgttaataattttacaatattattataggTTCCATGAGCCCTCGAAAGGCACCGAATTTATTGAAGACTTTAATGGAAAACACAATGGTAGACGATAGTCTTTGGATGGAACAGTCAAATGTGGAGGACGCCAGTACTTCAGCGAAATCGATTTTTTAATTCTCAATACATAATGGTAAAGGCTATATCTCCTAACATCAGTAAAGTGGGAAAGGATGAAAGTATTTGCCCTGAAAAGCTAAATACAGATCATTCAGGAGTACTATTAAAAGAGACAACCGTCTAAACAAGCAGTTCAAAATGTCGCCAATGCCAatatcagatacaaattgttaacCGTGTTTAATACATCTCAATTATTATCTAAGGTTATAAAATAGCTATTGTgtgttgattaaattaatagTATACCTTGAAATATGATCACAATTccacaaatttttaatataaccCAAAGCaatgcaataaacaaaaaaatatttattttaatttattgtaaattgagTTGGAAAGTTAAGTATGAGGCTGATATTAATTTTGAAGCCCAACAGACACTTTTCGTacagcaatttaaattattcgaTAAGTTTTTTGGCTTTGAAATATCTTCTTAGGTACAAAACCTGCCATGTCGCCAATCCAAGAAGACAGCACATACTAAAAATGCTAAAGAATAGCACCCTGCTATTAGTTTTTTCTGAAACATAGACAAGATTTACaacctttagtatattttaactatGAGTGGATGTCATTATGTTATCACCATTAGTATCTCGCATTTCCTCCTCTCGCTTACGCATTAGCGCAAAGTCTCGCACAATTGAATCGGAAAGGTCCTCAAGGCGTTTAAGATCAACTTCTAAGGGCTTCAATTTGGAAGCCTCGCCAATCTGCAAAGAGGCAGTTTACGTCAATTCATTcaaatttacaaaacaaattcagtatttattttaacccCACATAAAATGCAGGGATAGtgtcaaaatataattatatatatgaatattgaTATGTGGTAGTAAGACTTACTCCTTCATAGCTCTTTGTTTCAACTCCTTTTTTTGTGACAAGAGAGACTTCCTGACCGATTCCACGTTGATCTATAATAATCATTCAATATTGAAtagaaaatatgtaatataatatttgtttatttatggttCACTTACGAGGTGGCACTTTGGAAATAAAGCAAATCTCGTACGTGTCATAAATTTCCGacataaaactaaatttcCCTTTGGTGATGTGTTCTTTTTGGGACAATATATGTCCTTTCGTATCGCGAGCCtttttaaattagaaatgtTATACAtgatgtatgtacatatgtgcatTTTCTTACAAGTTGTACTTACAACATAATCTATAACTTGGCCGGGAACGTCAGAGACTTCGTATTCACCCATTACCAATTGATTTGCCTGTATATCTTCTTTAAGAcacttttgtgtgtttggtgtCAAATGAAACATGACACTCTCGAGTGACCAAAAACAACCCACGATTGTTAAAAAACCAAGCAATACTTTTATCATTTTcctaatatattaaattcacaATGAATGAAAGAAGAATGAAAATTGTAACTGAGATGAGGTGGCTATTAGAGCCTTTACGATACATCAATGTATCGATATTtcagaaaaactaaaaaatattcGATGTTTTCAGTAATATCAACATCAATGCATCGATGTTTTTGGCCAATATCGAAAACTATTCAAAAATGTGCCAAAAGATTAATAGCCTATTTCCACTTCACTTagtttttttacgttttttaaaGTCCCGTTTCGGGGTTTCCAATGGCACGAACCGAGAAATATGGGCAACGGTAAAATTCTCAATATGGCCGCTCTGAAATGTCAGCTgttcaaatgtaaacacgAGTTGGCgaacaattcaaaaaacagCACGCGCATAtctaaaatggaaaattttcttaaattgcaGGATTTTTATGAGGATTTTGACGAAGTGGAGGGAAAATTAACGGAGTATAGAGTATAGGCCATTGCCAATAGTAAAGAAATCGCCATCAGTTTGGGGCTATGTACATAAGTAGATTTGCGGGCAgcaatgtaatatttacataaatacatttactttttagcAACGGCATGGGTGTTTTTGGGATCGCGATGTTCCTGGAAACAACGAATCATTTTTTGAAgataattttcgaattaataGGGAGGAGTTTGGCACCCTTGTGCGCCTTTGTGGATTGGCCAAAAAAGCCACTACATTTCTCCTCCCATAACTCGAGCAACATAGCCCCGTGGATGCCACTCCACGATATTGACGGCTTTCGAGTTTTTTGGCTCatctaaaatataacaaatttgctttaaaaagcaaaataaaatttttattttcctattTTCATACCTTGGCGCACTTAAATGTCAGCTGTTTGTTTAGTGGTAAGCTTTTTTTCGTTGTCTTATCGATCAAAATATCGCGTAATTACCCAAAAAGTGCGTTCGCTGTTTCTACGTAGCTCGCGAACGTAGAAAAATTgactttttttcttatgggttTTTACATGGGGCGAACGTAACATTCGGCCTGAACggcaaaaaaccaaagaaaaccgAGGTTTTGGGTGCAGTGGAAATAGGCTATAACTTTCCACATTCAGCTCTTTTACGTTCGTCCAAGTCCTGTTTTCGCGCTTCCACCGCCACGAACCGAAAATAATGGGAAAATGTAAACAAGATGGCgaaaaatttacaaaactgCGTATTTCTGAAATGAAAACCTCAATGTCGTTAAATTTTCCTCCCAAAACTCATACAACATTTCTTCGTGAATAGTCTACACGATATTGCACGAAATTTGTTCTAAAAAGAATATCGGTTTTTTTCTTATAAGTTTCTTTACATGGGACGAACGTAACATTCGAACTGCTCGGTAAGGAACCGAGAAAAACCGAGTTTTTTTGGTACGGTGAGAAAGGGGCATTACTCTGAGTAAGTGCACTTactaactatatatatatacttatatacatacttatatatacttatatacatagataCTTCAAGTCCTGAAGAAGAAACGTTTTAAGTAGtgtttgcaaaaaaattaCCGGCTATTCTTTCACATTGTAAGCCAAATTTTtaatcatcaaaaatcaagGCGCAATTAGTTATTAATTCTGTCACTAAGCTAAATCGCATTTTTAAGctatgtaaatacatattcaCGATCGCGAATTAAACTCGCACACCACAAACTATCAGCAGAAACAACGCAGTTCTTGTGTTCTGCAAAAATTTAAGACACAAGCAATTGCTGTCATCTTTCGAGACTTTCGTCTTGTCTGAACAAAATTTACGTTCGTTAGTTGCTTATCTGCGCGGCAACTGGGCGTAGCAAAACTTCACatgcatgtacatacatttcaataaagatgagcatgtagatacataAACGCATATATACAAACGAAACCACAGCGCAACGAAATAGCTCACGCTCATCGTTCCGCAACCGATCTGCAACTGAACTGAGAGTGTGAAGTACTCTGAgccatgatacaattatagaaGGTAGTctcatgatacaattataataGTCTCGTCGGCAAAAGCTACTAAGCTTTTTTTCTAGCTTTCACGCGTTAAactattgtttataaaatttaaggTTTATTTTCGTggtacatatgtttgtatatgtaATTACATGTAATTTTGCCTGTGACTTGAAAAATTATCAAGCTTCGACACCGACACTATTTCAATAATAGTAAGaatacaagtaagaaagcaatTAGCCAGTCGAAATGCCAGCGATCGTGAACAGTGTCAGAGAGCATGCAGTGCTGCCGACAGAAGCAACGCTGCTGGCTATTCCATAGCCATGATACAATaatacaaggtagtctcgtcgcGTGCCTTAACGTTCGGCTTCGAGCCGGTATCGTCAGTGCGCTCGTGCTTGTTGAAGGGAAAGGTTGTATGCGGACGATTTTTTCCCTATTGTATCATGCTGCTGGGCTGGCAAAAATCCTCTGCTGAACCCTCCCCGAGGGTGCtggctgggtaggatctgtattacctcagtgtcaacgggtagcagatctctactatacgtcgatatttcaggaactgcagatcctagctgaggactctgttccttatctttcgggcatctgcctgaagataagtagcagaatccatggtacgaggtgtctggcggtcagactgaaaacgctatgggggggctcccaagaacaaaattagccaacTATGGTCTCGGAATGGACTCTTTAAACTATTCAACTcgggctgggatgtcagcccaaacgtcggtggaaggcgtgactgctaccaccggcgggcacggggggggggagagatcctctctgcgtgtcgccagcggtcacacctctgaggcggcgggagcaggccgtatcagttgtaacaacactgccaccaaaaattcgaggttggtgcgcgcgggtgctgtggtcttaaccgacacggaccaaagagcgctgcgccaacttctacggtggaggggaacgtcttcctcttcagtcacccctgcctatcgccagcacctccaaggttgcgcagcggggcgcgggggggctgaaggagaaggccaaaaatagggcggcgacccgtattcacgcaaggcttagtggcgtagctaacctgtccgtcaaggaccaggagaggcttgcctggaccaacacgtggatgcgggaaaaccaacttagccccttccaaaagacaataaagtgcagaccggttctaccggccctgccaacaacaaggtggagtccatggcaagcatgcgccaacggtccgctgagagtcccaagcaaggggctCCAGTGAGCAAGAagctgcgagcacctggctccaccaacacgGACTCGAACAGGACGaaacagagagcaacggttgctgaaactgccaggcggcatctcgccgttgctctcatagacagagggaccctaacgggaaaatgtctgcagagcggtggcggttgacccatagtaagctggtcgacgcactgtttgtcaggatggagaatgtcccagacagtccaatgcctacattcgaaggcactggctggctgaatggtgtcaagatcctgacatgcaaggatgacccaacattgcagtggctgcaagcgaccgtacccaaactggacgggCTGTGGGAgggggccaagctggacgtggtggacaggaataatattccgtccatgccgaaggcgaaagtccttttcccaatagttgtccaggagagcgggcgcttcagctgcttaaaagcagaacccggccataccgacgagtgattggtccgtgctgaaggttgatgaacctttacccagtggtgggcagcacgtgatcattcagatcaacaaggaggccgaggatctgctatataaacgcaatgggaagatggcgtggggcttagggagcgtgtaccttcgcctcaagaAACGTCATCCGaacgacaaggacacacacacgctgaggtctggggaggttgaggcagatctcggtctcgagagcgtgaccgacgccacccagcacctcagcctgactgacaagacggaggaggtggggaggaactgtccatggAGACGGGCCcccccgcgagtttgctaacctctaatgagtgtgctgcaactcaacctccataaatccaaaacggcttcggcggagctactccttgccctggaggaagtgtccgcctacgcggctttggtccaagaaccgtggatagcgtcgggcaacacggtggcTGGACTGAAGTCGCCCAACTATGATttatacgtcccgacattggtaagcagatcgagaactgccatccttgtaaagaaggggctaaaagctcatctactacctaattacagcaacgacgatctaaccgtggtggtgctggagagccgtgaaggatgtttgctgctggcatcctgttatatggcccacgacaagccggctccacctgacgagctgcggaggctggtggacatggtctgctcctccaataagcatattattatcggaacggacgccaacgcccaccatagcgtctggggaagtcccgacatcaacgacaggggtgagtcagttcttgattttatccttaaccataagcttagactagccaacaggggtgaggtatctacctatgtaggtcccacctccagtaatgtgctggacttaacgatttcaactgagtgtaccaatgttgaagagtggagggtcctggac includes the following:
- the LOC132784745 gene encoding transmembrane emp24 domain-containing protein bai, which produces MIKVLLGFLTIVGCFWSLESVMFHLTPNTQKCLKEDIQANQLVMGEYEVSDVPGQVIDYVARDTKGHILSQKEHITKGKFSFMSEIYDTYEICFISKVPPHQRGIGQEVSLVTKKGVETKSYEGIGEASKLKPLEVDLKRLEDLSDSIVRDFALMRKREEEMRDTNEKTNSRVLFFSIFSMCCLLGLATWQVLYLRRYFKAKKLIE